In the genome of Lactuca sativa cultivar Salinas chromosome 3, Lsat_Salinas_v11, whole genome shotgun sequence, the window TCTTCATTCAGGTAATGAAGTTATGACCTTTTGCATTCCTCTATTATAACCTCCTTTCTGCTTGTTATGCCTTCTTTGGagccttttatgattcaaaacttgagATATGGACTCTCCTTGGAtgaaaacttcagatctgaactctcatTACATTCTAGAAGTGTAAAGTTTCAGTTATGGTCGTGATTGAAGTCCCTCTTGAGCTtggaaccccattaagagcttagggttggaatttgaagcctttaaagccatgcatgcatgtaaattttacaactttacgtgataagcatgccctagaagcatgGATCTGTGACTTAGAGCCGCTGCATGGATCAAATCAGGCCTGTATGGAAaagggactgaatggactcggcgagtcacaagcttgactcggcgagtcatatgaagatagccttggaatcgacgagttggatgagcaactcggcgagtccgatgaagattgccttagagtcgacaagttgttctacaactcggcgagtcagataagtttttccaagaaaagtagtgtttgagtgaaatggcttcattccttcgtagttacacgtaaagtcagcaactttacgtgttcagatggTCCAAAGGGCTCAGATCTACGAGTTAGAAGCCCTGTAATTGATTAGAATTCGATTACATGGAATCTGCGataggactcagcgagttgttcttcggacttgacgagtcgagtcgcgagtccccgttttCCCTTCGAGTTGTGAGTTCAAAGTGAATCGGTGAGTGGGAAAGGGGCTCGGTGAGTTAAAGTCAGAGTTAgtaaaggagggactcggcgagtctgcgccctgactcggcgagtccggtcaactggaagttgactttgactaggggtaatATAGTCATTTGACCCCAAGAGCATTTACCAGTAACTGATCTAGTGTTTTTGGAAATTGTAGCCGGACAGTTCCAGAGCGTCGGTCAGCCACTTTTAGAGTTAGCATCACATCAGTCAacactacgaggtgagttttccttccagtaggaacgggtttacggccacaatgccggcccatctaGTTAGCAGTTAGtaccggactttggtccgatgcagaagTTAAgcgtgcttgatgtctttgtgattcaagcatgtctttgtgttatgtgttccggacttcggtccgatgcagtgtgcagtatatgtgtttatgctagttgatatgtttatgctatgctatgctcagccagtttccggacttcggtccgatgcaggggacaaggtcccagtcagttccggacttcggtcagatgtagttttcggacttcggtccgatgcagagggcaaggccctggttagttccggacttcagttcgatgcagtgggcaaggcccaatatgtgtttatataattgtatggtatgtggtagtctgggggagctcactaagctttgtgcttacaatttcagttttggtttcaggtgcttccgcaagcaaagggaagggctcgggatgatggcattgcacacaccgCAGCTTCagcttttgtcctgggagtttattTCATATACTATGATATGTTGTTACAGTTCTTTTGTTATGACACCTCCATTATAACTTTTTGGGATTTATGACgtacgattttatgatatattataGATCGTTGATAACCTTAGTATTATGTAAAAGAAaaattttgggtcttattttgggtcgtttcagatGGGTAAGGTTTTTGAGCATGCTTACCCACCAAGCATCCTTCACATAATGTTGTGGGACTAATCATCTTTTCCAGTCCCTAAACAATGCTTTTATCTGACATGAGTTTTAGTGTAAGATAACTTACATGACCCATACGTGCATGCCATAACTTTTATGGTTCCTCCTTAGCCCCAGGAAAACACTTTGAACTGATGTCTTCAAATATAATTTTTGTACAGACGATTAGAAGACATTTTAACTTTCATGAGAAGTTTTTCCTTTTTATCATGAATCCATAGGAATGATCCAAGCATAACGATCCGATCACCACCCTCAGCTAATTTTCCCAGACTTACAATATTACTGCACAAACTCGATATGTAATATACCTCACGAAGTACACGATGTTCACCGTTCATGCACCGGAACACGATTGAACCCCTTCCTTCAATGCGAACCCTTGATCCATCACCAAACTTCACTGAACCTTTGATGGATTGATTGAGTTcacgaaaattttgtttttcacctGTCATATGGTTACTTTCACCATTGTCCAAGTACCTCATGTTTGATCTTCTTTGCTCATCACCTGCTGATCTCAACTTTGGATTCACTTTCTCTTCATTTAGATGCACTTTAAGAACCTTATTATGTTCATTTGAGGTAGATAGCAAAAGTGTTGGTTCGTCATCGTTGATTTCTCGAGCTAAATTGACTTCTTGATTCCTTTCACGTCTAGGATTTTTGGCATTCTACAGCGAAATGCCCAAAGTCTTGGCAGTTATAGCACTAAACTGTActcttgtcacaactaggaattctaatgtttttgtaaacattaacaatgataacatttgtgaCTAAAATTTGAAAGTATGCATGATGTTTATTCAATAAAACCAAAGTTCCATCAATCACCCTATCcaaacacttcaaatagtcaacaaaaggttggaaaccctaaaaatcccggtttaagtccattacagactaggatttccttattgggcctaatgaaccaataagtttccaatttgacttgtttgggcttagaactcttaattgGGTTCTAATTTAACCCACCTTCATGAGAtttgacattttgggccatattgggcctaaaatggAAATAAACTACCCCAAtaagccttattgggccataactagccTAATTaaccttgttgggccataactaatctaattagccctaatgggccacaaAGCTAATCTTTTATGCTAATTGGGTCGTAAACCACCCTAAGCGCCCAATGGGCCGTAAACTTCTTTATAGACCTCATGATTTCAAGTAAGGATCAAgaattgggccaaaaatgaatccttttcccttcttaatgcaaTTCTCAGTCCATTTAAAAATATAGAAAAGattagaagaagaattaagataAATGGATTAAGCAGGAAAATTGTGAGCATGCGACCTCCTTATTGCGTCGTGGACATCCATGCAATGTCACCTTACCCTCTCtcccatcttcttcttctactactCTCGACCGAGAgcatcaacacacacacacacaaacttaATTCACTTCCAAATacttccaaatcctctcaagaacaCCTTCATTATTCCATCAAAATTTCGAGATTAGGAAGCATTCCAAGAGGCTTCTTCACTCATGTCACAAATCCTTGGTAAGTTTTTACTTAGATCCTTGGATTAACTTCTATATCTTATCAAAAATAttctcttaattcattcaaattCATGATCGTGCTTCTTAGAACCCATCTAAGCCCAAAGATTTCTCAAAAAGCTTGCTAGGGCCAAGAATCACCTCAACcccttccatttcttcttcaaaaccgtgaGCAACaaatcaaggtgagttcataccctcttGTGTTTcagtttttacttgtttttgggggagaatacaagtactaTGTGTTGATCAATGTGTGTATACTTGTTATATGTGATTTCTTTGGTTTATGTTGTGAAAATATGATGTTATTTGCTAAATATTGAAATCTATGGCTAAAGTGTGAAGAATACATAAACAATGTACATATTAAACAACTTACTTCAAAGATCTAAGGATCTTTGGGATTAAGAAGTGAAAAAGTGTCATTTTTGCCAAAATAATCAAAGTTTGGGGTAAAATATGGTATTTTCGGTTTTATAAGGACCAAATAGTATTATTTATATAGAAATCTAACTTTTATGAAAATAACACTTGTCTAGGggtcaaaaacataaattttagcttaatgggctttaAATTTGGACCTCATGAGTTTTGggcccaaagttgcgaaaaatgaagtatttgaGGGGCTGAAATGGAAAAGTTAACAAACTatgagtttaaaacataaattaaattgtTTTGAGGGCTGAAAATGACCTTGATGCAAATATTGGACTAAAAATGCAGAGTTTTAGACTttggggtcaaaattgtaaaacttaCAGAAATTGAGCTAAAAgtgtaaacttttttttttgaactaAGGGATGGAAATGTCAAATACAATAGTTTTGGGCtgaatttattatttcaaataaagtCTGGGTCTAAAACGTCAAGAAAAACGGTTTAAGGACCAAGaatgtcaattttcataaaaGGGGACTAAATGTGCCATTTTTATAGATAAAAGGGCTGAAATGATCAAATTAAATGTTTTTGGGTCAATTAGACGAATATTAAACTATTTGGGTTAAAGATGTTAAGTTTATAAcgcatggttatatatatatatatatatatatatatatatatatatatatatatatatatatatatatatatatatatatatatatgtatatatatatatacacatatatgtgtatatatatatatatatatatatatatatgtatatatatatatatacatatatgtgtatatatatatatatatatatatatatatatatatatatatatatatatatatatatatatatatatatatatatatatataaccaaagcTTCGTTATAAATCAAACGTCAGAGTATTTTAATACTTTGAATAAACATTTCGCTTACAACAAATAGCTACATTACGAACTTAAGATCAATAAATTATATATGATTCAATGGTTGGGCTCAAATATTTTCTATTCGTGCTATTGGGCCTTTATGAACCAATATCATGATTATTGGGCCCAATATAAtcacacatgtttattgggcttccggtgacccaattacatgcctaatggaccctcaatggcttttacatgctattgggccttagtggcccatttgcaTTGCTAGTATGGTCCAAATCAATTATATGTGTGATGGGCTAATATGTTCGTCGCATACTCAACAACCtataataacatacatgattagtgGGCCTCCGTTGCCCTCTTCTCTTcgtctgttaggcttaccttTTATTCAAGTAAACATAAATCAAGTTGTTAAAAAAGGTTATTCAATTTCAGTGGGATTTAGTGAGAAATAACGGGTGACACCaataagtgtcggtcgtagtctatagttataaccagagtctcctggagggagagcgagagtttgtgtatagatctatacgggggtgacttccccacacctgagatgttcgctacagttagactcggccagtctagggtaacAAAATCTTGAACAAAACCGACATCCGATaaaatgccaagacaggcgaattagtcattattatgcatggttatatcgactcacatagagatccattaTCAGCTAAGTAATCATGGGAAATCTTATTCATTCGCTGAGatgatacaataatacaaaactatcatattattatttatatcggaaaacatcgggttttctgggGGAACAACATTATTCCCTCCTACATACAAGAACTATAATACAAGAATAAATTTTGAACAACAATCACTTTTACATGTCTCGAAATCACATACATATGCACTTATGGGATCATCACATCTTTTTCGTAAACAGTTTTGTtacaaaaaatatcggattttctgggttttacaaactagttttatatcaaacatgcttatgaactcaccaacattatatatgttgatgttttcaaaataacttgtattctcaggaaatcgctagaCTGAAGAACATCCACGGGTGTTTCAGGAAATTTCTTTTGTGTAATGTTAAACATCAGacaatttatgttttgaaatatGTCGTGTAAACAaagtacttgatgtgaacaaggtCAGTTATAATGTATTAaagcatggtgatgtttatgttatgtttcatgtatattcattgtgatgatatttcaatttaagtcacacgagccctcggacgtttccgctgtctggttcgggggtgtgacaaccttTATCCCGATTACTTGAATTACCCCGGTTTCCATCTCACTGTTGATAACCGCCGCCTCTTCCTCGGCCTCCTCGAATACTAGAACCTCTACCgcgaccctttggattgttagaAGTTCCTCTATGCGACTTGTTAGCCTTCTTAGTAGAGTTTTCACTTTGCTTCTTATTCCTGTCAGACCACTCTTGATGGGTGAGCAAGAGTTTCTTTTCTTCCACTTCACCATGCTCTTTAATCCTTTCTTCATGGGCTTTTAATCTGCCTACTACTTCTTCAACAGTCATCACATACAAGTCTTCAAATTGTTCAATGGTGGATGCAATTTGAAGGAATTTGGATGGTACTGCACGAAGCATTTTCTTCACGACATATGCTTCTTCAACTTTATCACCAAGGGCTCGAATATTACTTACAATATTGTAGATCTTGACAGAAAACTCATCAACTATTTCTGATTCTTTCATATTCAAAGCTTCAAATTCAATCTTCAATGTTTGCACCCTTGCTGTCTTAACCCTATCTACCCCCAAGTACATTGTCTTCAAGGCATCCCATGCCTCCTTGGCCATTTGCTTTTCTGACAACGATAACAAGAGATCTTCAGGAATCCCTTGATAGATGGCAGCCATCACTAGTTTATCCTTCTTTACTTCAACTACGGTGTTGGTCGTTCTGGGCTCGACTGCTTCCCATACACCTTGGGCTTGCATGAAAACCTTCATCTTGATGGCCCACACAACGTAGTTGTTTCTTGAGAGCATAGGGTAGTGTAGAGTTATCTGGCCTTCCTTGTCACTTCTATCACCCATAGTTGTTTCTCGGGGTTGATATTTGGGCATTAAccgggctctgataccaaatgttggaATCAACCCTATTAACCTGATGCAAGCGAGAAAACAGAGCACAAAGAGGAAAGAACAGGGGAAGCTTTTGGGGCCAAACTTTCTGATTTTTATTACAGTGCATACATTCACGAAAGAAGGAAAACTTTCTACTTAACAAAGTAAATCCCTAGAAACTAGCAACTGAACTACCCATTAGCTATGTCTACTAAAGAAAAGGACTTTATGGCCAACGTGGCCTTTTACTTATTCAAATTAAAGCAATGGACGAAAATACCCTGCAGTGAATTTCTTTCATTCGAACATGTTGGATTAAATCTAACATGTCAAGCTGTCCATCAaggttttttttattgttatttttatttatttatttattttttcctttttatCCAATGTGCTTGTGTTTCACCTTTTGCATTTCCTCAGTGAACCATTCCAATTATCTTCATTTATTTATCTCATAAACCCGCATGTATTTTTCATTAGACTTCATACTATTACTTTTACTTTTGTAGTAGtctttgaacttttttttttctgcaCATTTTTTTGtagtattttcattatttttagcaCATATTAAGTAAAATGTCATTTGCAGTAAAATAAAGAGTAATAAATGTGATCTTTTTCCGCACCATTGGCTGTTAATTCCACTAATGATCACAACCCGACCAAAAAATGTGAATACATTGTTTGCGAAAAAACTCAAATTATTGCAATAACATAAATGTTCACTTATGAGCACATAACATTCTAGCTTATATAAGTTTAGAGATAATCTCGACATCCAATCTTCAATCATAATTAGAGGTTTTAAAATGTTAATTCCAAGTTTGTATCGTGATCACCATTCAAAAATGCCAACTTAAACCACCAAAGGGTTGAGAAAAAACATTAGAGACAATACGACTCTCAAACTATTTGGTGAGTGGTTGTATTGCAAGTAAATGCTTTAAATAATCCAAAATATAGTTCCTAATGTATCAATATCGGTGATATCTCTCAAGACTGTTGCAAAGCAGTACGATTCAGTTCAACATATCTTTTATCCAATTATTCTTTAGACTACTCGGAGTCCCGTTATTGTGCCTCATAACACGTGATAACGCCAATGAACACCGCCCCTCCCTCCCGTTATTACATGTTAAAGGCTTTCGCGTTACTTCCCGTTACCACCATCAAATTTggtaacaatgttttttttttttttttagcctAGTAACTCGTGTGGGCATTGCCCACACCCACCTCTCTTAGTAAATTATTGTATAACCAAACTCCACAATGTAGCATGAAAAAAAAGCATCCACCACTTGTCTCCCACCCTATTTGTTAAACGAAAGGACACAAAAATCGAGCTCCTCCATGACCTTTGATTCTATCAAAGAAATAATGGGATCAAAACTTCCATATATCCTATCTAATCAAGGCTTCTCTCCATTAAAATTGCAAGGCTAAGTTACATCGAGATCCTTTATCTATTTTGATGCTACGAATTCGATATATCACCATCTTTACTTTGTGTTGTGAACGTGTAAGCTTGTGAAAATGGTGTGAAGCTTCAAAGGTATGTATTTGATCCAGAAAATAATTAAAGAATCGAGACTTGTGAGTTTTTTGATAGATTTTGGATTTTATACATCAACTGGAGTTCTCTTTCTAAAGTTGTTTTGGTGTCTTTTGGTTCGAATGTGTTAGTTGTCGTTCCTTTACGCATTTAGGTTTGATGAATTTAATTTTCTAATTGAATTTCATTCTGTTCATATGACACATATGACAGGACAAAAATACATTCATTATATACTTACTAAAATAAATAGGAAATAAATTTTCCATTATATATGTTTACAAATAATTACTAAACactaaaaatatctaaaaataTATAAGCAGATAaacaattaaacatatttaacttCATTTACATTCGATTCCAATAAACTTGACATCATTCCTagaaatttttaataaaagaattGACATGTTTATTTTAGATAAAACTAATACTCTTCCGTCCCAGAATTATGGTCCACAAACAAAAACAAGGAAACATTAATTACCTCtaactttattaaatgaaatgCCAATCGTATCATTTTGTTGCATTTTATTTCATCCTTTTATTGCATTTAATTTAGTGGTAGGTTAATTAATAATGAGCGGTATTTTGGTAAACTagatatttatttttagaagtagtctattattttgagataaataaaaaagaaaatataaactATTAATAGAAATTAACACCGATTCTAATGAATATGTCAATTCATTATTAATACCTCATAGTATGGTATGGGCGTATGGCATACACAAAACACGTTTTGACTTTTTAGGGTCAACAACtacaacttttcaaaaacaaaaaaatagtaACCACAAAAACAACACTTGAGTATTTGTCGCACTTATAAACGTTAACGTAACAGTCTAACTTTTCAGAAATATTAACAACAATCAGATTATCTTTTAAGTCGGTCATTGGTTCATTTAGAAATTGAAAATTAAATGGTAAAttgcaagaaataacaatttaCTTTACTCTTTTTAACATTAATGACAATGTACTTTACTCTTATCAAATACAAACTTGTTCAAATCAAAGaactaaaaaacaaaaaactatCATTTTGCAAAAAACAGTTCAACAAGTCAAAAATTATAATACCCAAACAACAACACTTTCTAAAATCTGATTTACGAATTAAATCAAATTATTCCAGGGTTCAAGTCTCCATGCAGAGTGACATGATTAGCTTAAACATTAATCAGAAAGCAGAGCAGAAAACGTTAATCCCTATTTAATCATCTATATATTATCGTACATGATGAAATATAACTACAATAGCTCAAGTACATACTCATGATAAATCACCATATGAAGCATATGTATATTACTTTAACAAAAGGAAGAAGAATGTCGAAACTCTCCAAATCGGAAGGCAGTAAAATTGGATTGGGGGGGCCGCTGTGTAAGGTGGTCGTCGGATCTGAAAGCCATCGGAGGGATGGAAGAGTGGGCGGCAGCTACACGCTTACGTTTCCATGGGCCTACAGAAGAAAACGTCAAAAGATCCGCTAAACAAAAGACAAAGATAGAGAGAGTGAAGGCGAAGCGTATCTTGGGGAATTTGTAGTCAAAGATGCCATCATTGGAGATTTTGTTTAATAGGCAATGTTTGATGAAATTCCTGATGTCTGGCTACTTATTAATCTATTGTGTTTGACTTTTTTATGGTTAAACTCTTGTTTCCTGATGCTCCAGTCACCATTCTTGCCTTTTATCTCTTTGTCATCAGTTGAGTGCTTGAAGAAGAAAGGACATCAAGATTCAAGAATCTCTTCTTCCTGAAATTTATATTACACAATTGAAAACAGAAGGTGATTCGCCTCATCAAAGAGCCTGAAATTATGTGTGTTTTGCCCTACACCaggtatcatcatcatcattgtcgtcgtcttcttcttcatcatcatatccCCTTAGATGTCAAcgtttcttgttgtttatcttttgatTGATGCGTTGAACAATATGCCATTGGTTTTAGGTCTAAGTATATGCTTGCTTTGCTGATTTCATATAATCTGATCTCAATTATCTTCGATTGTTATTGTTTTGCATTTGGATCATGTTGCTTTGTTGAACTTTCATCAGTTTGCCCTAACTCTCTAAGTCTACATTTTTATAATTTAACACTACTTCATCTTAAATTACAACATTGTTAATGTAAGCTTATAGTACAAAAAAATGGatgatatatcatatatatagtaATTTTACACATTATATACAAAAAACTATAATAATGAAAGTTTTTCCTGATTTAATGACCTGAATCATTTGGTCAGATATAAAAAGTCCCTTTCAAGTTTCAACCACTACTTTTTAAAATTCCCTAAAAGTTAAACGTCATTTTCATGGCTTTCATCATCACCAAAAGTTTCTTCATTCTTTAATCCATCATTTCCATTTATTTAATCTATTACTTTCAACAACTGTCTAATTaattaactaatatatatatatatatatatatatatatatatatatatatatatatatatatatatatatatatatatatatatatatatatatataaatatatatatatctcaatcATTTTATGCATCATACATAATCATATGTACTTGTCAACACTAATAAATTTAGTGCACACATTTCTTTCATATGATTTTTCATAGATGTTGTATCCTTTTAATGTCTGAAACCACTAAAGATCAGACAAATATAAAGAGTAAAGCTATAAAGGGTATCTTGGGGAATTTGTAGTCAAAGATCCAATCATTCatgttttgaagaaattcctgACTAAGAAATATACGCGTATATATTTCATATTAAGTCCGGCTACTTATTAATTTGTTTTGTTTGACTTTTGAATGATTAAACTCTCTTTTCCACAAGAATTTCTTCTTCTTGAAATTCATATTACATAGTTCTTTCAGTTCTCCTTTTATTGCTAATCATCATTATTATGATTACTCATGGAAACAAGATAACATCAACTACATTATCTGAAGAGTGTTTGATGGAAATGGAGGGAAGAGTTTATTCAGATTTGTATAGAAACTCAAGTGAAGATATGTTCATAAGAACATTAATGGAAAGCCCAGTTGGAATGCCATCACCAACCATGGAAATACTCGGTTTCAAGAATCTTTCTAGTAACTTCCGTGCAGATAGTGAGGAACTTTTCAAGAATTGGCTCACTAATGGAGAGGCAAGAACTTTTCTATTATTCTTTACACTTtttaaatatatacatatttttttctaAATTGGTTTTATATCACTAGAATCAAGGCCACAATCCATCAAGTTTAGTTCATAATCGTTCTAGACAATTATCTAGAAGGTTGCTTGTTGATCAAGCTACTCAACAAAATGGGGTTTCATTTGAAAGAAAACCAAGTAATGAGAATTTCATCCCACAAAGTTCGTTGGTAGTTGGTGAATCGTCAAATGACGTAAATGCCCACCCTATTAGGAATGTGGGGGCTAGCAATTTATACTTGGCTAAGGTTTGTTAATATTGAGAATTAAGATTGTGTGCAAATATTTGTTAATGGATTCTATTGTtattttagtttttgattttttttacagGCATGGTTTCATAGTTCTCAACCAATGACAAGAAGTCGTTCTTCTGAGTTAAGGTATTAATTCTTGAACAATTATCTAAACAAAACCGTTTTCACCATCAATATCACTTGATTATctattggtgattttagtgtcatcaAGTCATTGTAAGTAactgaatttttataaaaatgtcaaAGACCACTTTAACTGTGATCAATTATTTTGCTCAGTTCAAACTAATTCAATTTGAATAGTTCGAACTAATTCAGTTTGAACTGACCAAATTTTGGTCAGTTTGAATTAATTGAGTTCGAACTCACCAAATTCTTTGGTCTGTTATTTTGGTCGGTTCAAACTAAAACTAATTTAGTTCGAACCCATCAAATTTTGGTCAGTTTGAACTAATTCAGTTCAAACTGACCGGATTTTTTTAGTTTGTTCGAACTGTCCAAAATCTTTTGGTCAGTTCGAACCGACCGGAGTCAGTTTGTACCGACTATAACTATCAATATCCGTTTAATAATATTAATTGATTATTAGACACCATGTTTTCgtttattattttatactatctACATGTTACAGAAAGAGGTATGTTGCAATGCAAAACTCGCAAACAGCAATAGGTATGGAAGCAATGCATAATGCATCGGGAAATCGAGTCAACCAATTGAAACAACAATTTGTCAACcaaagtcaaatcaatgaggCTTCAATGTATCATACAAATGGCTTCATTCCTCAATCACATTCATCTTCATCTAATATCAATGAATTACAATTTGGCACCATTGATAAGGTATCTTCAGTTGTAAGCATGTTAAAGGGCACATTAGAACGCAAGAAGCTTAGAAGTCAAACTGAGAAAGAAGCAATTGAAGATGATTCTTTAGGATATTATTCAACTATGAATAATGTAAATGAGATTCAAGATTATGAGGTACAAGAAACATTCCAAGATTTATCAACTAATGAAATGAAGGATTCTGGGTTGTTTCAAATAGTTCAAGGAGGTATA includes:
- the LOC111884051 gene encoding uncharacterized protein LOC111884051; its protein translation is MGDRSDKEGQITLHYPMLSRNNYVVWAIKMKVFMQAQGVWEAVEPRTTNTVVEVKKDKLVMAAIYQGIPEDLLLSLSEKQMAKEAWDALKTMYLGVDRVKTARVQTLKIEFEALNMKESEIVDEFSVKIYNIVSNIRALGDKVEEAYVVKKMLRAVPSKFLQIASTIEQFEDLYVMTVEEVVGRLKAHEERIKEHGEVEEKKLLLTHQEWSDRNKKQSENSTKKANKSHRGTSNNPKGRGRGSSIRGGRGRGGGYQQ